The Bradyrhizobium betae genomic interval GAGCTGACGCGCAAGAGCCCGCTCTCGGTCTCCTCGTTGCCCGGCAAGCTCGCCGACTGCCAGGAAAAGGACCCCGCGAAATCCGAGCTCTTCATCGTCGAGGGCGACTCGGCAGGCGGCAGCGCCAAGCAGGGCCGCAACCGTGAATTCCAGGCTGTGCTGCCGCTGCGCGGCAAGATCCTCAACGTGGAGCGCGTGCGTCCCGACAAGATGCTGGGAAGCGAGCAGATCGGCACGCTGATCACCGCGCTCGGCACCGGCATCAGCGACGAGTTCTCGATCGAGAAGCTGCGCTATCACAAGATCATCGTGATGACGGACGCCGACGTCGACGGCGCCCACATCCGCACGCTGCTGCTCACCTTCTTCTACCGCCAGATGCGCGACATCATCGACGGCGGCTATCTCTATATCGCCCAGCCGCCGCTCTATAAGGTCAACCGCGGCAAGTCCGAGCAGTACCTCAAGGACGAGCGGGCGCTGGAGGATTATCTGATCGACACCGGGCTCGACGACTGCGTCTACATTCCGGGCAACGGCGGCGATCGCACCGGCCGCGATCTGCGTTCGCTGATCGACGACGCCCGCGCCGTCCGCGGCATCCTGCGCAGCCTGCACACCCGCTACAATCGCAAGGTGATCGAGCAGGCCGCCATCACCGGCGTGCTCAACAAGGCGATCTACGGCGACCCGGAGAAAGCCGCCGCGGCCGCGCAATACATCGCCGCCCGCCTCGACACTCTCGCCGACGAGGTCGAGCGCGGCTGGGTCGGCCAATACGTCGAAGGCCAGGGCTTCCAGTTCGAGCGCACGGTGCGCGGCGTCAAGGAAACCGCCCTCATCGACGACGCCTTCCTCGGTTCGGTCGAAGCCCGCAAGCTCGACGAGTACACGGTGAAGCTCCAGGACGTTTATGCCCGCCCGGGCAAGCTGCGCCGCAAGGACGCCGAGCACATGGTCTACGGCCCGGTCGACCTGTTCGAAGCCGTCACCGACGCCGGTCGCAAGGGCATCACCCTGCAGCGCTACAAAGGACTGGGCGAGATGAACCCGGAGCAGCTCTGGGAAACGACGCTGGACACCAATGCGCGCTCGCTGCTGCAGGTGAAGGTCAAGGAGGTCGACGAGGCCGACGACATCTTCACCAAGCTGATGGGCGACGTGGTCGAGCCGCGCCGCGACTTCATCCAGGAACATTCGCTGAGCGCAACGATCGATATTTGAGACTCGCTGCTTCCGCAGCGTCATGGCCGGGCGTAGCCGTCCGAAGGACGGCGTCGCTTCGCTCGCCTACGTCCCGGCATGACGGCTAGACCGATCCCGGTATCGCTGAACCTCCCCTTCCGCCGTCGCGACGAACCGGCATGAACCCGCAGGCCAGATCCGGCCGGGAAGCGCCATGCCATGTCCAGCTCGTCCGCGACCATTTCCGCCGTGCCATCCCGCCGGCTCGGCATCATCGGCAGCATTGCAGGCATACTGGCCCTGATGGCGGCTGTGTTGCCGCATTGGGTCGTGCCGATCGTGTTCCCGCCGCCGCCCGCTGATCAGGTCATCGTCGACACCGGGCACCGCATCAAGGACCGCGTGATCGCGCACGTGAAGGGCGTCGAGTATCAGGCCCCAAAGGTCGAGAAATCGGTCGGACGAAGCTGGAGCGAGACAGCATCAATCACAGCGGTCTCGCTCGGCCTCCTCGCCATCCTGTTATCGGTCCTCGCGCTGATCCTTCGGGAAGAACGGCTCCTGGCCGCCGTGGCCGCGACGCTCGGCACCGGCGCCATCGCGATCGAGATATCCTTCGTCGTGATCGGCGCGCTGATCCTGATCGCAATCCTCTATGTGGTGGGGAACATCATCGGGCTGTTCTAGGCTTCACCGGGCCTGACGGGCCGGCTTCGACGCGGCCAGCACAATTGCTACCGCGCTCAAATCTCTGTAGTTTCCGCCCGAAACCGCCCACCAACAGGACAGCGAGAACCCCGTGGCGCCCATCCAGTACATCGTCGAGGGCGGTCACCGGCTCTCGGGCTCGATCGAGCCGTCCGGCAACAAGAATTCGGCGCTGCCGATCATCGCCGCCGCCCTGCTCACCGAGCATCCGGTGACGCTGGAGAACGTGCCGCGGATCCGCGACACCGAGACGCTGGTCGAGCTGATCCGTTCGGTCGGCGCGGCGGCGGAATGGACCGCGCGCAATACGCTTCAGATCCACGCCAAGAGCATCCGCGCCGCCGACCTCGATCCCGAGCTGTGCGTGCGCATCCGCGCCTCGATCCTGCTCGCAGGCCCCCTGCTCGCCCGCTGCGGCGAGGTGATGCTGCCGCCGCCCGGCGGCGACGTCATCGGACGTCGTCGCCTGGACACGCATGTGCTCGCGCTCGAACAGCTGGGAGCCAAGGTCACGGCGACCGACCGGCTCGAATTCCGCGCGGCCAAGCTCGCCGGGGCCGACGTGTTCCTGGACGAGCCGAGCGTCACCGCGACCGAGAATGCGCTGGTCGCGGCCGTGGCCGCCGACGGCGTCACTTATCTGCGCAACGCGGCCTCCGAGCCGCATGTGCAGGACCTCGCCAATTTCCTGGTCGCGCTCGGCGCCAGGATCGAGGGCATCGGCACCAACACCATGATCGTGCACGGTCCGGCGACGCTGGGCGGCACCACCTACCGGATCCAGCCCGACCATATCGAGGTCGGCTCGCTGATCGGGCTTGCCGCCGTGACGCGCTCGCCGCTTCGCATCACACGCGCCGGCGTCGAGCATCTGCGCTCGATCCGCATGGGCTTCGAGCGGCTCGGCATCGTCTGCCGCGTCGAGGGCGACGATCTCATCGTGCCCTCGAACCAGACGCTGAAGATCCAGGACGATTTCGGCGGCCACGTGCCGAAGCTGGAAGACCAGCCCTGGCCCGCCTTTCCGGCCGACCTGATGTCGATCGCGATCGTCACCGCCACGCAATGCGAGGGCGTGATCCTGATGTTCGAGAAGATGTTCGAATCCAGGATGTTCTTCGTCGACAAGCTGATCGCGATGGGCGCGCGAATCGTGCTGTGCGATCCGCACCGCGCCATCATCGCAGGCCCGAGCCGCCTGCGCGGCGCGCCGATGACCTCGCCCGATATCCGCGCCGGCATGGCGATGCTGCTCGCGGCGGTCTGCGCCGAGGGCACCTCCACGATCAACAACGCCGACCAGGTCGAGCGCGGCTACGAGCGCATCGAAGAACGGCTGAACGCGCTGGGTGCGAAGATCAAGCGCGTGCCGGAACGGAAGAGCTGAGGTTCTTCTTCCTTCTCCCCTTGTGGGAGAAGGTGGCGCGAAGCGCCGGATGAGGGGTTCGCTCGGCAAGTCCAATGCTGTCGAGTCGCGGATAGATACCCCTCACCCGTCTCGCCGCTTCGCGGCGAGCCACCCTCTCCCACAAGGGGAGAGGGGAAGAGACACGGGCCATGTTTTCGGCGCCTCGCCGTGCTATTGAGCCGCCATGCTCGACACCGTCCAACATCAATCGCAGCCGCAGGCCGGCGTGCCGCCGAATCATCTCGCCGACGAGTTCGCCCTGACGCTGCGGCTGGCCGTGCCGATGATGCTGACGCAGCTCGGGCAGATCGCGATGATCACGACCGACCTCGCGATGATCGGTAGGCTCGGCGAGGACGCGGTCGCCGCGGCCGCGCTGGCGCATACGGTCTATTTCGTCAGCTTCACTTTCGGGCTCGGGCTGGTGACGGCGGTATCGCCGCTGGCCGCACAGGCGTTTGGCGCGGGCGACGTCAAACGGCTTCGACACGCCTTGCGCATCGGGCTGTGGGTCTCGCTCCTGGTCTCGCTGCCGATGATGGCTTCGCCGCTCTACGGCGAAAAGATCCTGCTTGCGCTCGGCCAGGCGCCGCAGTCGGCCGCGCTCGCCCAGCGCTATCTGAACGGGCTGGCCTGGGGCATCGCGCCGGCGCTCGGCTTCATCGCGCTGCGCAGCATGATGAGCGCGGTGAACCGGCCGCAGGCGCCGCTGTGGATCACGCTCGCGGCGATCCCCGTCAATGCCGGGCTGGTCTATGTCCTGATCCACGGCCTGTTCGGCCTGCCGGAGCTCGGCCTGTTCGGCGCGGGGCTTGCGACCACGCTGGTCAATCTCGGCACCTTTCTTGCCGTGCTGGCCATCGCCGCATGGCGAAAGCCTTTTGCCGATTACCAGCCGCTTGCGCGGCTGTGGCGGATCGACTGGCCCCTGATGCGGCAGCTCGTCGCGATCGGAGCGCCGATCTCGTTTTCGCTGCTGCTGGAATACGGCCTGTTCTCATCTGCCGCACTGCTGATGGGATTGATCTCGACAGCGGCGCTCGCCGCGCACCAGATCGCGCTCCAGGTCACGGCCGTACTGTTCATGGTCCCGCTCGGCATCGGCATGGCCGCGACGGTGCGGGTCGGCCATGCGTTCGGCCGCAACGACCCGGTCGCGGTGCGGCGCGCAGGCATCGTCGCAGCTTTTCTTGGCATCGCGTTCGTCTCCGCGCTGACCGTCGCCATCATCCTCGGCCGATACGAGCTCGGGCGGCTGTTCTTCGGCCGCGGCGAGACCAGCGCGGCAACGGTCGAGCTGACGGCGACGCTGCTGCTGGTCGGTGCGACCTTCTTCATCGCCGACGGCCTCCAGACCATCGTGGGTGGCGCGCTGCGCGGCATCAATGACACCAGGATGACGCTGGTGTTCGCGGCGATCGGCTATTGGTGCGTCGCGTTTCCGATCAGCTGGGTGCTGGCTTTCAACGCCCATCTTGGCGCGGTGGGCGTCTGGATCGGATTCTCGATCGGCACGTTCGTCTATGCAGGCCTTCTGATCTTGCGCTTCCGGATGCTGACGCGCAAATTGGCGGCATGATCGGGACAGTCCGCGAAGTCACGCCTGAGGTCGATGCCGGTGCCGTGCTGGCCGGCGCGCAATTCATCGACGCGTTTCGCGTCGAGATCGGCGCAGCGGCCGTGAATGCGCGCGAGGCCTGCACACGGATGGTGCTGCACGGACCGCGCTGGATCGATGCGCTGACACGCCTGCGCAACATCCTGGTGACGCCGTTCGGGCTGAAAACTTCGGGCGAAGGCGCGTATGCGCCCGGCGGGCTGATCGGGCTGTTTCCGGTGCTGAGCGAGACGCCGGAGCGGCTGGTCGCGGGCTTTGACGATTCCCACCTCGATTTCCGCATCGTGGTCGATGTCGCGGGCACGGCGGCGGACCGCCGGGTGACCTCGACCACGCTGGTACGGACGCATAATCTGCTCGGACGCACCTATCTCACCCTGATCACACCCTTTCACAAACTCGTGGTCCGCAGCATGATGGGCCGCATCGTGGAGCCGGCCCGATGACGCTGTCCGTCGACCTCTTCTTCTCCTTCCGCAGCCCGTTCAGCTATCTGGCGCTGCCGAAGACGCTGAAGCTCGTCGAAGACTATGACCTCGCAGTGAATCTGCGGCCGGTCTATCCGCTCGCTGTCCGCGTGCCCGGCTTCTTCAAGAAGGCCAGCCCGAACTTCATTCGCTATGTGGTGCTCGACAGTACGCGCGTGGCGCAGCACGAGGGCATCCCGTTTCGCTTTCCGAGGCCCGATCCGATCGTCCAGGACAAGGTGACGTTCGATGTCGCGGCCGAGCAGCCCTACATCCACCGCCTGACCCGGCTCGGCGCCATGGCGCAGCTCGAAGGCCGCTCGCTCGAATTCACAGCCGCGATCGCGCGCGTGCTCTGGGACGGCTCAGTGGCGGGATGGAACGAGGGCGATCATCTCGCCCGCGCCGCCGAGAAGGCCGGCTTCGACCTCGCCGCGATGGATGCCGCGATCACCGCTGATGCCGATCGCTACGAGCAGGTGATCGCGGAGAACGAAAAAGACCACGCGGCATCAGGCCATTGGGGCGTGCCGACTTTCGTCTTCGAGAACGAACCGTTCTTCGGCCAGGACCGCATCGATCTCCTGGTCTGGCGCATGCAGGGCAAGGGCCTGACGAAGCGCTAATTCACACAGCTTTGCGCACCGGCCGATCCGCCGCGACCTCCGACCATTCGCCGACGACGCGGTCGAGATCGCAGAGATTCTGGTGCATCTGCTCCAGTGAGAAACCGATCGCGAAGAAACGCTCGGCGGTGTCGCCGGGCTGGCCGCGGATCAAGCCGTCCTGGCGCACGGCGGCGACCGCCTCGGCATAATGCTGAAGCGCGACGTGGACGGGATGGATCGGCGGCGCGCCGCCGCCCTCGCGCAAGGCCGCGGCGGCCGATCGCAGGAAGCGCGCGATCACGGTCGAGACCTCCGTCAAGGGAGCTGCGAGCCGCATCTGCACATCCACCGGCAGCGGCACCACGGTGGCACGGCCGATCATCACGACATCGTGGCGCAGGCGCAGGACCGTGCGCAGCAGCGGACCGGTATCCGGCCCGCCCGACAGGCGCGCGGCGCGCTCGCGCTCGGCCTCGGCGCCGATCGCATTGAGCCCGACCATCGCCGTGCCGATGCCGTCCTGGATCCGGTGCAGCGCATCGTTGTCGCGGCCGCGCGTGAGGCCGGCGAGCAATTCGGCGAACGCATCGGCAATCAGTTCGAGCAGTTTTGCCGCGGCAGCGCGGATCTGCCGCACCGCGCGTGAGGGCAGCACCAGGAACGAGACCAGCAGCCCGGTGATGGCGCCGACCCCGACCTCGCTGACCCGGTCGATCGCCGAGGTCATCGGATCCGAGTGATGCATGGTCGGAACCAGCAGCACGATCACCGCCGTCACCGTGGCCGCACTGAGGCTCGGATTGATCGCGGCGATGAAGGCCAGCGGGGCGACCGAGAGCACCAGCAGGCCGAGCAAGCCCGCTTCGCTCGAATAAGGGATCAGGATCACGATGGCACCGCCATAGATCGCGCCGCCGATGGTGCCGAGCATGTAGTCACGCGTCGCCTTCAGCGAGCGGCCGACGCTCATCTGGGTCACGATCAGCGAGGTCAGGACCGCCCAGAGCGGCAACAGCAGATGCAGCGCGGTGGCGATGGCATAGGCCGCGGTGGCCGCCACGGTGACCCGGATCGCCAGTCCCAATTGCGTCCGCCGCGACCGGATCCGGTCGAACAGCTTTCCCGCCAATGCCATGGTCAAACGTTCCGATCTTCTCGAGCCAGGCAAAAGCATAGCTGATGCCCGCGGCCCCAAGGCCGCTTGAAAGGCCAAATCAGCCCGCCTAACTTGCGCGCCAAAACGAGGAAACACGATGGCCAACGAAACCGCAACGCTCGCCGCCTACGTCTTCAATCTGAAATTTGACGATATTCCAGCGGAGGTGCTGGATCGCGCCAAGGTGCTGACGCTGGACTTCCTCGGCAGCGCCATCCGGGCCCGGTCCGAGGCGGAATCGACCCCGTCGATCCTGAAGATGCTGGAGGCGCTCGCGCTCGACACCAAGGGCGAATCCACGGTGTTCGGCGACACCAAGACCTGGACGCCGGCGGTGGCGGCGCTGCTCAACGGCGCGCTCGGCCATTCCCTCGATTTCGACGACACCCATGCCGATTCCTCTCTGCATCCGAGCGCGCCGGTGGTCCCGGCCGCCTTCGCCGTCGGCGAGATGGTCGGCGCGTCGGGCCGCGACGTGCTGACCGCGATCGTGGCGGGCTATGAAGTCTGCTGCCGGCTCGGCAACGCGCTCGATCCGACCTCGCATTATGCGCGCGGATTCCACCCGACCGCGACCGCCGGCACCTATGGCGCGGCCGCGGCGGCCGGCAAGCTATTCGGCCTCAGTGACAAGCAGATCATCGCCGCCTTCGGCGTCTCCGGCAGCCAGGCCGCGGGCTCGCTGCAATTCCTGGTCAACGGTGCCTGGAACAAGCGCTACCAGGTCGGCGCCGCCGCGATGAACGGCGTGATCGCCGCGACCCTGGCGCGCAACGATTTCGTCGGCTCGGCCGAATCCGTCGAAGGCAAGCACGGCCTGCTCGCCGGCTATACCGACGATCCGCATCCGGACAAGGCAGTCGCAGGGCTCGGCAACACCTATGAGACGATGAAGATCGGCGTGAAGCCGTATCCGAGCTGCCGCTACACCCACGCCGCGATCGACGCGCTGATCGCGATGCGGCGCGAGCACAATCTGACACCCGACCAGGTCAAGCGCGTCGAGATCGGCCTGCACCGCAACGGCATCACGCTGACCGGCGACGCCGCGACCAAGCGTCACCCGACCTCGATCGTCGGCGGTCAGTTCTCGATGTTCTTCACCGGCGCGCTCGCGCTCGACCAGGGCTCGTTTGGCTGGGACGACTACAACCGGCTCGGGGATGCCGCCATCGACGCGCTCGCCGACAAGTTCGACGTGGTGCAGGACGACCGGCTCGAGCTCGGCCGCACCCACCCGTTCGGCGCCCGCGTCAGCATCACCACCGAGGACGGCGTGCATGAGCGGCTCTACGCCGATCCGTCTGGAGAGCCGAATTCCTTCCCCGATGCACAGGCGATGCAGCAAAAGTTTCTGACGCTGGCGCGCCCGGTGCTGAACGCGCGGGCGGAAAAGTTCGCCGACGCGATCCTGACGCTTGAGCGGTTCGATCGCGTGGCGAAGGCGACGGAGCTGGGAAGGTAAGAGACGTCTCTTCGCCTCTCCCCGCTTGCGGGGAGAGGCCGGAATGCGCGCGAAGCGCGGATTCCGGGTGAGGGGGACTCTCCGCGAATCCAACTCTCACCTCCCTTGCGGAGACTCCCCCTCACCCCAACCCTCTCCCCGCAAGCGGGGCGAGGGGGACGAGGCAGCGCGCACCGCAGCCACCACATCCCGCACCAGATCGAACACGCCGTCCGCTTCCGGCGGCCCGTTCGGCGAGCGGCCCATCCGTACGATGACGAGCTTCTCCGACGGGATCACGATCGTGTACTGCCCGATCGTGCCCTTGGCGAAGAAGGCATCGCGCGGCCAGCCGTGCTCCACGCGGAAATTCGCACCAAAGCTGTCGCCCTGGTTGGTCCAGAAGCCGGCGCCGATGCCGACCCACGCGTTCGGCGTTGCCGTGGCCGAGTAGCTCACCCAGCCTTCCGGCAAGATGCGCTTGCCGCCGGCGACGCCGTCATTGAGATAGAGCTGGCCGAACCGCGCCCAGTCGCGCGCCGATGCCAGCATCTCGCTGGAGCCTTCGATCGTCCCGGCGCCATCGAGCTGGAGCGTGACATGGCGCATGCCGAGCGGGGCGAACAGTTCGCGGCGCGCAAAACGCAGCGCATCCGAAGGATGGCCGCCGGCGGCGTTGCGGATCAGATGCGCGAGCAGGATGGTGTTGCCGTCGTGGTAGTTCCAGGCGGTGCCCGGCGCGGTCGCAAGCGGCATGCTCGCGGCATAGGCCGCCATGTCGCCCTCGACGAATTTCATGCGATTGACCGGCTCGAAGGCGGAGCCGAGCGAGGCCTGCAACGAGCTGCCGAGCGCGAGCCCGGCGGTATGGCGCAACAATTGATCGACGGTGATGGCGCGGCGCGGATCATCCGGATTGGTCCAGGCCTCGACAGGCGCGGGACCGTCGAGCCTGAGCTTGCCCTGGCGCACGAGGATGCCTGTCAGCGCCGAGATCACGGATTTCGTCATGGAGAAGCCGAGCAGCGGCGTCTCGGGTCCGATGCCGTCGGCATAGCGCTCGGCGACGATGCGGCCGGCCTTCATGACGACGATCGCCCGGGTGCGGCGATAGGGCGGCTGCGCGGGTTCGGTGAACGCGCGGTCGAGCGCGACCGACAGCCCCTCGCTTTGCGGCGGCACGATCGACGGGCCGGCGATCTCGGGCAGCAGCACCGGCTGCTTGTCGTCAGGCGGCAGCGCGACGCCCGCCATCGCCGCACCGTGATCGAGCGTGCAGCCGAGCCCCTCGCGATAGACGGCGTGGCTGCGGCCGATGCCGAACAGCGTCACCGTAACGTCCTTGCGCGTGCGATCGACCTGATAGTCCATCGCCCAGGTCAGCAGGCCGGCGCCCGGCATCGCATCGGTGGTCTCGGCGAGGTTGCGCCTGACATCGAGGTCCGAGACGAACGTCTCCGAGCAGAGCACGTCGGCGATGAAACCGGTGGCGACCCTGGGCACGTCGCGCGCCCGCGCCGCGCCGAGCGCGAGGCCCGCACAGGCGATGGCGGTGGAGATGAGGACGATCTTGCGGCGGCGGGTCACAGGCTTTCTCCGGCTTCGGGGCGAGTGAGAAGGACAGAGCGGGCTGACGACGGCTCGCCGGATTTGAAACCCGACCTCGTCGAAATTGACCGGAGCTGGTCGATTTCGAAATTCCTATGTGATTTCAAAGATCTAAAATCTAGGCCACTTCGGCCTTGAGCCGCCGGTATTCCGTCGGCGTCACCCCCGTCACCGCCTTGAAGGCGCGGTTGAACGGACCCAGCGACTGGAAGCCGGCGTCCATCGCGATGGTGATGACAGGGACCTCGGCCTGGGCAGGATCGGCGAGCGCAGCCTTCGCCTCCTCGATCCGGTGGTTGTTCAGGAAGACGTTGAAGTTGCGATAGCCGAGCCTCTGGTTGATCAGCCGGCGCAACCGGTATTCGGGAATTTTCAGCCGGCCGGCGAGCACGCCGACGGTGATGTTCTCGTGGCGATAGATGCGCTCATCCGCCATCAGCCGCAGCAAGGCGTCGATGAGCTTCTGGTCGGCGACGTCCTCGACCGCCGCGGGCAGACTTGGCGCGACCGCCGCCGCCGCGACCGGAAACAGGTCCGCGCCATCGACACGCATCATCGCATAGGTGATGGCCGCGACGATGCAGGCGAGCACGCCTGCGTTGATGGTATCGGCGAGATCGCCGACGTCACTGCCGGCAACGACGATCTGGAGCAGTGCGTTCAATCCGCCATAGAGCGCAGCAGCGCAAACGATGAAGACACGAACGCGGCGGCGGCGTTCGACCAGATCGGCGGGCCACGACGCGATCGTCTGCACGATGGCGAGCGCGATGAAGCCGAGCACGATCAGATTGACCATTGTGACCGAGAACCGCACATTGCCGCCCGGCGCGATCCAGACGCATCCGGCGAAACTGAAGGCGGTCACCAGCCCCCAGATCAAGCCGTGCCACCGCCGCAGGCGAAACTCGTCGTCGAACAGCGTGCGCGTGAACAGCCAGAACACCACGATATTGCCGGTCGACAGCGCGATCAGCGGCGCGTGCCAGGCCGGGACCAGCGCGGATACCCCGACCGAATAGCTCGCCGCATGCGCAGCCGAGCCGAGCGCGAAGGCCGCACCGAGCCGGGCCGCCAGCACGTTGCGAAAACCCTGGAACAGCGACGCGGCCAGCACCAGCAGCAACGCCACGGAGGCGGCGCGGAAGGCGAGTTCTGTTGCGGCAAGGGTCATCGGGTGATGCGATCGGTCGCGGTTGACATCAGCCGAACATCCATCGTCAGGCCCCTTTTTACAAGGATCATCGGCATGCAGGATTAGCCGCGACACTTACAACTGTCATCGCCCGGCTTTGTCGCGACGGCGATACGAAATTCTGCTACCGTCGTTCTCAAGAAAACGAAGCAGGAGTCCACCATGAGCTGGCAGCCCTCCAACGATCCCGTGCTCGGCGATCCCATGTCCTGCGACGCGCTCGATCTCGTCATCGTGCCGCGCACGCGCGATCTCGGCGACGGATTTGCCGTGCGCCGCGCACTGCCGCATGGCAAGCGGCAGATGGTCGGGCCTTTCATCTTCTTCGATCATTTCGGACCGGTGCAGTTCGTCTCCGGCAAGGGCATGGACGTGCGGCCGCATCCGCATATCGGGCTTGCCACCGTCACCTACCTGTTCGACGGCGCGATCATGCATCGCGACAGCGAGGGCAACATCCAGGAGATCCAGCCCGGCGCAATGAACCTGATGACCGCCGGACGCGGCATCGCGCATTCCGAGCGCACACCCGAAGTGCAGCGCGCCTCGGGGCAGAGGATGCTGGGCCTGCAAAGCTGGATCGCGCTGCCGGCCGGATCGGAAGAGATCGCGCCGTCGTTCCAGCACTATGGCGCCGCCGACCTGCCAATGATCTCCGAGCGCGACTTCACTGCGAAGGTGATCGCGGGCTCGGCCTTCGGCATCACCTCGCCGGTGTCGACGGTCTCGCCCTGGTTCTACACCGAGGTCACGGCGGCCGCCGGCGCGACGGTGCCGCTCGATCCTGACCACGAGGAGCGCGCGATCTACGTGGTCGACGGCGAGGTCGAGATCGCGAACGAGCACTACGAGGGGCCGCGGCTGCTGATCTTCCGGCCCGGCGACCGCATCACCGTGAAGGCCGTGAGGCCAACCCGGATGATGTTTCTCGGCGGCGATGCGCTGGAGGGCCCGCGCCACATCTGGTGGAATTTCGTCTCCTCCAGCAAGGAGCGGATCGAGCAGGCCAAGCAGGACTGGAAAACCGGCCGCTTCGCCGCGGTTCCGCAGGAACATGAGTTCATTCCGCTGCCGGAATAGGCTAATCCGGTTCCGGCCGTGCTGTCCGGTGCGGCCGGTTTTTTGCCTGAAGACCTGCCTTGCGAAAGCTTTGCCGATGACCACCATGCTCTCCAGCGACCTGCCCCTGCCCAAGATCGGCCGCGGCAAGGTGCGCGACATCTACGCCGTCGACGACGACCGCCTGCTGCTGGTCACCACCGACCGCATCAGCGCCTTCGACGTCGTGATGGGCGAGACAATCCCGATGAAGGGCGCGGTGCTGACCCAGATCAGTGCGTTCTGGTTCAACGAACTTGAAGGCGTGGTGCCGCATCACATGATCAGCGCCGACACCGACGAGATCATCGCGGCCGTGCCGGCCTTGAAGCCGCACCGCGCCGAGATCCTCGGCCGTGCCATGCTCTGCCGCCGCACCACCGTATTCCCGATCGAATGCGTGATCCGCGGCTATCTCTCGGGTTCGGCGTGGAAGGAATATGCCGCCAGCGGCACGCTCGCCGGCGAGAAGCTGAAGGCCGGCCTGGTCGAAAGCGAGAAGCTCGATCCTTCGATCTTCAGCCCGGCGACCAAAGCCGAGACCGGCCATGACGAGAATATCACCATCGCAAAGATGCGTGAGGTCGTCGGCGACGAGACCGCCTACACGCTCGAGAGCATGACGCGCGCGATCTACACGCTCGGCGAGGAGCTCGCCCGCGAGCAGGGCATCATCATCGCCGACACCAAGTTCGAGTTCGGCCGCGACAAGGACGGCCGCATCATCCTGATCGACGAGGTGATGACGCCGGATTCGTCGCGCTTCTGGGCGGTCGACGCCTACAAGCCCGGCCAACCGCAGGCGAGCTTCGACAAGCAGCCGCTGCGCGACTATCTCGACGTCGAACGCCGCGCCGGCCGCTGGAACGGCGACGCCCCGCCGCCGCCGCTGCCCGCGAGCGTGGTGGAGGCAACCAGCAAGCGGTATCTGGAAGCGTACCGGCGCGTGACCGGGACTGAGCTGAAGATCTAGGCTCCGCTGCCGCCGCAACCTCCGTCGAGAAGCTGTCCGCCACACCCTCGACTGTCATCGCCCGGCTTGACCGGGCGATCCAGTATTCCAGAGACTGCGATGGGATACGGAGAGGCTGCGGCGTACTGGATTCCCCGCTTGCCGCCTACGCTGAAGCTTCGGCGCGCCTAGACGCCAACCTCGACGAAGCCTTGGCGTAGCCGGGTCGCGGGG includes:
- a CDS encoding phosphoribosylaminoimidazolesuccinocarboxamide synthase — its product is MTTMLSSDLPLPKIGRGKVRDIYAVDDDRLLLVTTDRISAFDVVMGETIPMKGAVLTQISAFWFNELEGVVPHHMISADTDEIIAAVPALKPHRAEILGRAMLCRRTTVFPIECVIRGYLSGSAWKEYAASGTLAGEKLKAGLVESEKLDPSIFSPATKAETGHDENITIAKMREVVGDETAYTLESMTRAIYTLGEELAREQGIIIADTKFEFGRDKDGRIILIDEVMTPDSSRFWAVDAYKPGQPQASFDKQPLRDYLDVERRAGRWNGDAPPPPLPASVVEATSKRYLEAYRRVTGTELKI